A portion of the Krasilnikovia cinnamomea genome contains these proteins:
- a CDS encoding long-chain-fatty-acid--CoA ligase: protein MTNLATNLAVSAARDGAAPAIRLGAAEVSFAQLDAASAHVAGLLRERGVQPGDRVGIMLPNVPQFAAAYFGILRAGAVVVPMNVLLKAREVGFYLDDSQAKLVFAWHGFAEDAVAGAAAGTECLLVTPGEFEALLAATTPQPQVVERAADDTAVILYTSGTTGTPKGAELSHANLIRNTEVVTGLFTLTADDVVLGALPLFHSFGQVCGLSATVAAGACLALVPRFDAQAALDTIHRYRVTIFEGVPTMYVAMLAHPDRARFDVSSLRMCASGGAALPVEVLREFEAQFGCIVLEGYGLSETSPVASFNHADRERKAGSIGTPVAGVEMALRDVENGVGEIVIRGHNVMKGYWGRPDATAEVIDADGWFRSGDLARMDEDGYFFIVDRKKDMIIRGGYNVYPREIEELLYEHPAVREVAVIGVPHAELGEEVCAAIALKEGATATADELREHVKAQAAAYKYPRHVWLVDELPKSPTGKILKRAVETPAGLLD, encoded by the coding sequence ATGACCAACCTCGCGACGAATCTCGCCGTGTCGGCAGCTCGCGACGGCGCCGCCCCCGCCATCCGTCTCGGTGCCGCGGAGGTGTCGTTCGCGCAGCTCGACGCGGCCAGCGCCCACGTGGCCGGGCTGCTGCGCGAACGCGGTGTGCAGCCCGGTGACCGGGTCGGCATCATGCTGCCGAACGTGCCGCAGTTCGCCGCCGCCTACTTCGGCATCCTGCGCGCCGGCGCGGTGGTGGTGCCGATGAACGTGCTGCTCAAGGCCCGTGAGGTGGGGTTCTACCTGGATGACTCGCAGGCCAAACTGGTGTTCGCCTGGCACGGGTTCGCCGAGGACGCCGTGGCCGGCGCCGCCGCCGGCACCGAGTGCCTGCTGGTGACGCCGGGGGAGTTCGAGGCGCTGCTGGCCGCCACCACGCCCCAGCCCCAGGTCGTCGAGCGGGCCGCGGACGACACCGCGGTCATCCTCTACACCTCGGGCACGACCGGTACGCCGAAGGGCGCCGAGCTGAGCCACGCCAACCTGATCCGCAACACGGAGGTCGTGACCGGCCTGTTCACGTTGACCGCCGACGACGTCGTGCTGGGGGCCCTGCCGCTGTTCCACTCGTTCGGGCAGGTCTGCGGCCTCAGCGCGACGGTCGCCGCGGGCGCCTGCCTCGCGCTGGTGCCGCGCTTCGATGCGCAGGCCGCGCTGGACACGATCCACCGCTACCGCGTCACCATCTTCGAGGGCGTGCCCACCATGTACGTCGCGATGCTGGCCCACCCCGATCGGGCCCGGTTCGACGTGAGCAGCCTGCGGATGTGCGCGTCCGGCGGTGCGGCGCTGCCGGTGGAGGTGCTGCGCGAGTTCGAGGCCCAGTTCGGCTGCATCGTGCTGGAGGGCTACGGCCTGTCGGAGACCTCGCCGGTGGCCTCGTTCAACCACGCCGACCGCGAACGCAAGGCCGGGTCGATCGGCACGCCCGTCGCCGGGGTGGAGATGGCGCTGCGCGACGTCGAGAACGGCGTCGGCGAGATCGTGATCCGTGGCCACAACGTCATGAAGGGCTACTGGGGCCGCCCGGACGCGACCGCGGAGGTGATCGATGCGGACGGCTGGTTCCGCTCCGGCGACCTTGCGCGCATGGACGAGGACGGGTACTTCTTCATCGTCGACCGGAAGAAGGACATGATCATCCGCGGCGGGTACAACGTGTACCCGCGCGAGATCGAGGAGCTGCTGTACGAGCACCCGGCGGTGCGTGAGGTGGCCGTCATCGGCGTACCGCACGCCGAACTGGGCGAGGAGGTGTGCGCCGCGATCGCGCTCAAGGAGGGAGCCACCGCCACGGCCGACGAGCTGCGCGAGCACGTGAAGGCGCAGGCGGCGGCGTACAAGTACCCGCGGCACGTGTGGCTCGTCGACGAGCTGCCCAAGTCGCCGACCGGCAAGATCCTCAAGCGTGCCGTCGAGACGCCCGCGGGCCTGCTCGACTAG
- a CDS encoding TetR/AcrR family transcriptional regulator gives MAEVRVERRPGRPREERVTGAVLSAVLDLVAEQGLGAVTMDAVAARAGVSKPAIYRRWPGKHDLLIAAAETRIGTLSVPDLGDFRAELRAVLDARLQAYRMPGTVQLLAGLIAASQEGGEAQGAYRRYVTRIMGETRKVLERGIARGDVRAGVDVRAAATLVAAPMIFRLVIEQELPDEPFAAEVTDMIARAVGAPA, from the coding sequence ATGGCCGAGGTACGGGTGGAACGACGGCCGGGACGCCCCCGGGAGGAACGCGTCACCGGCGCGGTCCTCTCGGCGGTGCTGGACCTGGTGGCGGAGCAGGGCCTCGGCGCGGTCACCATGGACGCGGTGGCGGCGCGCGCGGGGGTGAGCAAGCCCGCCATCTACCGGCGCTGGCCGGGCAAGCATGACCTGCTGATCGCCGCTGCCGAGACCCGGATCGGGACGCTCAGCGTGCCCGATCTGGGGGATTTCCGCGCCGAGTTGCGGGCGGTGCTGGACGCGCGTCTGCAGGCATACCGGATGCCGGGGACGGTCCAACTGCTGGCCGGGCTGATCGCCGCCTCCCAGGAGGGCGGCGAGGCGCAGGGCGCGTACCGGCGCTACGTAACAAGGATCATGGGGGAGACGCGGAAGGTCCTGGAGCGGGGGATCGCCCGCGGCGACGTGCGCGCCGGGGTCGACGTCCGAGCCGCGGCCACGCTGGTGGCGGCGCCGATGATCTTCCGCCTGGTCATCGAGCAGGAGTTGCCCGATGAGCCCTTCGCCGCCGAGGTGACCGACATGATCGCCCGCGCGGTGGGCGCGCCGGCCTGA
- a CDS encoding alkyl/aryl-sulfatase — protein sequence MSTTPDFDFDNADRGFVAALTPGVVRASDGRVVWDADGWAALLAGECPDTANPNLWRQSQLCARQGLYQVAEGIYQVRGLDISNMTIVEGDTGVVVIDPLLSVETAAAALGLYRAHRGDRPVTAVVYSHSHADHFGGVAGVTDGGVPILAPVGFMEHAVAENVYAGTAMTRRAGFMYGSTLPTGAAGQIGFGLGLASSTGTVSLLPPTVHITHTGQEEVVDGVRMVFQLTPGTEAPAEMNFLFPDHRALCMAENATHTMHNVLTLRGALVRDARVWSRYLTEAITVFDGRADVLFASHHWPTWGHDDMMRFLSEQRDLYAFLHDQTLRLLNQGHTGIEIAEMIQLPPALDAAWHARGYYGSVSHNVKAVYQRYLGWFDGNPVNLWQHPPVETARRYVECLGGVDAVLAKAGGYVDGGDLRFAVQLLQHAVFADPDRGDAKELLAQVFERLAYGAENGIWRNFYLTGAQELRHGPKVAPVDLGSGMAAVLSIEQIFDTLAIRVDAPKAWHDTVVIDWTFTDLGESYRTTLRNGVLLQQRDPGAGRADLSLTLTKRDLLGLLAGQGPGGATHDGDFGVLLRLAGYLDAPDPSFAIVTP from the coding sequence ATGAGTACTACACCCGATTTCGATTTCGACAACGCCGATCGCGGCTTCGTCGCGGCGCTGACCCCCGGGGTCGTCAGGGCCTCCGACGGGCGGGTCGTGTGGGACGCCGACGGATGGGCGGCGCTGTTGGCGGGCGAGTGCCCGGACACCGCGAACCCGAACCTGTGGCGGCAGAGCCAGCTCTGCGCCCGTCAGGGCCTCTACCAGGTCGCCGAGGGCATCTACCAGGTCCGCGGCCTGGACATCTCCAACATGACGATCGTCGAAGGCGACACCGGAGTGGTCGTCATCGACCCCCTGCTTAGTGTGGAGACCGCCGCGGCGGCGCTCGGCCTGTACCGCGCACATCGCGGCGACCGCCCGGTCACCGCGGTGGTCTACAGCCACTCCCACGCCGACCATTTCGGCGGTGTCGCGGGTGTCACCGACGGCGGCGTCCCGATCCTCGCGCCGGTCGGCTTCATGGAACACGCCGTGGCGGAGAACGTCTATGCCGGCACGGCGATGACCCGCCGGGCGGGTTTCATGTACGGCAGCACGCTGCCGACCGGAGCGGCCGGGCAGATCGGTTTCGGGCTGGGCCTGGCCTCCTCCACCGGCACCGTGTCGTTGCTCCCGCCCACGGTCCACATCACGCACACCGGGCAGGAGGAGGTCGTCGACGGCGTGCGCATGGTGTTCCAGCTGACGCCGGGCACCGAGGCGCCCGCGGAGATGAACTTCCTGTTCCCCGACCACCGCGCGCTCTGCATGGCCGAGAACGCCACGCACACCATGCACAACGTGCTGACCCTGCGCGGCGCGCTGGTCCGCGACGCCCGGGTCTGGTCGCGGTACCTGACCGAGGCGATCACCGTGTTCGACGGCCGGGCGGACGTCCTGTTCGCCTCGCACCACTGGCCGACCTGGGGCCACGACGACATGATGCGGTTCCTGTCCGAGCAGCGCGACCTGTACGCGTTCCTGCACGACCAGACGCTGCGGCTGCTCAACCAGGGCCACACCGGGATCGAGATCGCCGAGATGATCCAGCTGCCGCCGGCGTTGGACGCGGCCTGGCACGCGCGCGGCTACTACGGCTCGGTGTCGCACAACGTCAAGGCCGTGTACCAGCGGTACCTCGGCTGGTTCGACGGCAACCCGGTCAATCTGTGGCAGCACCCGCCGGTGGAGACCGCCAGACGGTACGTCGAGTGCCTCGGCGGCGTGGACGCCGTGCTGGCCAAGGCGGGCGGCTACGTCGACGGTGGGGACCTGCGGTTCGCCGTGCAGCTGCTGCAGCACGCCGTCTTCGCCGACCCGGATCGCGGCGACGCGAAGGAGCTGCTGGCCCAGGTGTTCGAGCGGCTCGCGTACGGTGCGGAGAACGGCATCTGGCGCAACTTCTACCTGACCGGTGCGCAGGAACTGCGGCACGGCCCGAAGGTGGCGCCGGTGGACCTCGGCAGCGGCATGGCCGCCGTACTGTCGATCGAGCAGATCTTCGACACGCTGGCGATCCGGGTCGACGCGCCCAAGGCGTGGCACGACACGGTCGTCATCGACTGGACGTTCACCGATTTGGGCGAGTCGTATCGCACGACGCTGCGCAACGGGGTGCTCCTGCAGCAGCGCGACCCGGGTGCCGGGCGGGCCGACCTGAGCCTCACCCTGACCAAGCGGGATCTGCTGGGCCTTCTCGCGGGCCAGGGCCCCGGCGGGGCCACCCACGACGGCGACTTCGGCGTCCTGCTACGGCTGGCGGGATACCTCGACGCGCCCGATCCGAGCTTCGCGATCGTGACGCCCTGA
- a CDS encoding MFS transporter, which produces MTGIEVAPATPASLSETSPGNRRRAWIVTAMLVAFMMVNFADKAVLGLAADPIMADLGLSATQFGLANSAFFLLFSLFGAVGGLLADRVSPRWLLLGMALLWSVSQSPMALGGGVAMLFASRILLGATEGPAFPIAQQTALSWFPNHRRNLPTALITAGTTLGVVIAAPGLTWVVRQYGWRSAFAVVAIVGVLWAVVWAFVGRQGRHAVAAEDATAETTEKPGSSAVGYRRIIATRSWIGVTAGFASTYWILALALVWLPSYLHNGLGYRTTTAANLVALVWAVSAVAVVGQAGLTGWLLRRGVSSRWARARVGGITLILAAAGCLALAGGQRGPLTVLFMVLAFGICGVMASIAVTTVAEFAPPGRRGGALGLMNAVVTVAGLLGPVLIGRLVDTQGLAGYRNSIVLSGVLLLLGGLAACTLVDPDRDRRRLAR; this is translated from the coding sequence GTGACCGGTATCGAAGTCGCACCCGCAACGCCCGCAAGCCTCTCCGAGACGAGCCCCGGCAACCGGCGCCGTGCCTGGATCGTCACCGCCATGCTGGTCGCCTTCATGATGGTCAACTTCGCGGACAAGGCCGTCCTGGGTCTCGCCGCCGATCCGATCATGGCGGACCTCGGCCTGTCCGCGACCCAGTTCGGGTTGGCGAACAGCGCGTTCTTCCTGCTGTTCTCGCTCTTCGGCGCCGTCGGCGGGCTCCTGGCCGACCGGGTCTCGCCCCGGTGGCTGCTGCTGGGCATGGCCCTGCTCTGGTCGGTGTCGCAGTCGCCGATGGCACTCGGCGGAGGCGTCGCGATGCTGTTCGCCTCGCGGATCCTGCTGGGCGCCACCGAAGGGCCCGCCTTTCCCATCGCCCAGCAGACGGCGCTGTCCTGGTTCCCGAACCATCGGCGCAACCTGCCCACCGCGCTGATCACCGCGGGCACGACCCTGGGTGTCGTGATCGCCGCGCCCGGGCTGACGTGGGTGGTGCGGCAGTACGGCTGGCGGTCCGCGTTCGCCGTGGTGGCGATCGTCGGGGTGCTGTGGGCAGTGGTGTGGGCCTTCGTCGGCCGGCAGGGCCGCCATGCGGTCGCGGCCGAGGATGCCACCGCCGAAACCACGGAGAAGCCGGGTTCCAGCGCGGTCGGATACCGGCGCATCATCGCCACCCGCAGCTGGATCGGCGTCACCGCCGGGTTCGCCAGCACCTACTGGATCCTCGCCCTCGCGCTCGTCTGGCTGCCGTCGTACCTGCACAACGGGCTGGGCTACCGCACCACGACCGCGGCGAATCTGGTGGCCCTGGTGTGGGCCGTCAGCGCCGTCGCGGTGGTGGGCCAGGCCGGGCTGACCGGATGGCTGCTGCGACGCGGGGTCAGCAGCCGCTGGGCCCGTGCCCGGGTCGGCGGCATCACCCTGATTCTCGCCGCGGCGGGTTGTCTCGCCCTGGCCGGCGGGCAGCGAGGACCGCTCACCGTACTGTTCATGGTCCTCGCGTTCGGGATCTGCGGGGTGATGGCGAGCATCGCGGTCACCACGGTGGCGGAGTTCGCCCCGCCCGGACGCCGGGGCGGCGCGCTGGGTCTCATGAACGCCGTCGTGACCGTCGCGGGCCTGCTCGGGCCCGTCCTCATCGGCCGCCTGGTGGACACCCAGGGGCTGGCCGGATACCGCAATTCCATCGTGCTCTCCGGGGTCCTGCTCCTGCTCGGCGGGCTGGCCGCATGCACGCTCGTCGACCCCGACCGGGACCGCCGCCGCCTGGCGCGGTGA
- a CDS encoding aldehyde dehydrogenase family protein, with protein sequence MTVSPTVTTRLDQMIAELSDGERGWAGETLAARRALLMQVHAKVAEHAEEWVRIAGDIKQLPATSPLRGEEWTSGPWAVLGYLPALADTLVRLEQGRDLLDGYRVGAAPGDRVAVNVLPHHVYDRLLLSGFTAEVWMEPGVTERETREHAGLGLRAPEQTAGVAVVMGAGNITSIAPLDVLYQLYAYNRVVLLKLNPVTDALLPVFEAVFAPFIERGYLRIATGDASVGDHLVTHAGVHAVHVTGSEATHDAIVWGTGAAGVAAKAAHTPRLTKPITSELGGVSPTIVVPGRWSDADIRFQAEHIATQRLHNSGFNCIAAQIVIVGKDWPQKQQFLSALRAAFAAAPERPAWYPGCDLRVAGARQAHPNHEAVDGAAGRTLLWGLDLSDATESAFGTEYFGPVLGVAELPGTGLEFLNAAVHLANERLHGTLGANLVIDPRTQRMLGEHLREIIARLRYGTVGVNAWTGVGYLTARATWGAFPGHPLDDIGSGRGVVHNSLLLHRPERTVVYGPFRPLPRSVITGQFSITPKPPWFVTNRTAATTGRRLTAFAARPRWTALPGIFASALRG encoded by the coding sequence ATGACCGTCAGCCCCACCGTCACCACCCGACTCGACCAGATGATCGCCGAACTGTCCGACGGCGAGCGCGGCTGGGCCGGCGAAACGCTGGCCGCACGCCGGGCCCTGCTGATGCAGGTCCACGCGAAGGTCGCCGAACACGCCGAGGAATGGGTACGCATCGCCGGCGACATCAAACAGCTGCCCGCCACCTCGCCGCTGCGTGGCGAGGAATGGACCAGCGGCCCGTGGGCCGTCCTCGGCTACCTGCCCGCGCTGGCCGACACGCTGGTCCGCCTGGAACAGGGCCGCGACCTGCTGGACGGATACCGCGTCGGCGCGGCCCCGGGCGACCGGGTGGCCGTCAACGTGCTGCCGCACCACGTCTACGACCGGCTGCTGCTCAGCGGCTTCACGGCCGAGGTCTGGATGGAGCCCGGCGTGACCGAGCGCGAGACCCGCGAGCACGCCGGGCTGGGCCTGCGCGCGCCGGAACAGACCGCCGGGGTCGCCGTGGTCATGGGCGCCGGCAACATCACCTCGATCGCCCCCCTCGACGTGCTCTACCAGCTGTACGCGTACAACCGGGTGGTCCTGCTCAAGCTCAACCCGGTCACCGACGCGCTACTGCCGGTGTTCGAGGCGGTGTTCGCCCCGTTCATCGAACGTGGCTACCTGCGCATCGCCACCGGCGACGCGTCCGTCGGCGACCACCTGGTAACCCATGCGGGTGTCCACGCCGTACACGTCACCGGCAGCGAGGCCACCCACGACGCGATCGTCTGGGGCACCGGCGCGGCCGGTGTCGCGGCGAAGGCCGCGCACACGCCGCGCCTGACCAAGCCGATCACGAGCGAACTCGGCGGTGTCTCCCCGACCATCGTGGTCCCCGGACGCTGGTCGGACGCCGACATCCGGTTCCAGGCCGAGCACATCGCCACCCAGCGCCTGCACAACAGCGGGTTCAACTGCATCGCCGCCCAGATCGTGATCGTCGGCAAGGACTGGCCGCAGAAGCAGCAGTTCCTCAGCGCGCTGCGCGCCGCGTTCGCGGCGGCGCCCGAACGCCCCGCCTGGTATCCCGGCTGCGACCTGCGGGTGGCGGGCGCGCGGCAGGCCCACCCGAACCACGAGGCCGTCGACGGCGCCGCCGGGCGCACCCTGCTGTGGGGGCTGGACCTCAGCGACGCGACCGAGTCCGCGTTCGGGACCGAGTACTTCGGCCCGGTCCTCGGCGTCGCGGAGCTGCCCGGCACCGGCCTGGAGTTCCTCAACGCCGCGGTGCACCTCGCGAACGAACGCCTGCACGGCACACTCGGCGCCAACCTGGTGATCGACCCGCGCACGCAGCGGATGCTGGGCGAGCACCTGCGGGAGATCATCGCCCGCCTGCGCTACGGCACCGTCGGCGTCAACGCGTGGACCGGCGTGGGCTATCTGACCGCCCGCGCGACCTGGGGTGCCTTCCCCGGTCACCCGCTCGACGACATCGGCAGCGGCCGCGGCGTGGTGCACAACTCGCTGCTGCTGCACCGGCCCGAACGGACCGTCGTGTACGGGCCGTTCCGTCCGCTGCCCAGGTCGGTGATCACGGGGCAGTTCAGCATCACCCCGAAGCCACCGTGGTTCGTCACCAACCGCACCGCCGCCACGACGGGGCGGCGGCTGACCGCGTTCGCCGCGCGGCCCCGCTGGACGGCCCTGCCCGGGATCTTCGCCTCCGCGTTGCGGGGGTGA
- a CDS encoding response regulator transcription factor has translation MANRIVYAEDDRATRESVTRALELEGYEVHAVADGAGVFEAVAAQHADVIVLDLMMPHVGGLTVCRRLRAGANRAPILMVTARTEVSDRVAGLDAGADDYLPKPFALDELFARVRALLRRARYDEPEREVRVADVRVDEAARRVWRGDRELELTKTEFDLLQLLVRNTGVVLSHSTIYGRIWDYDFGPDSKALAVYIGYLRRKLEAGGSPRLIHTVRGVGYTLRAP, from the coding sequence ATGGCGAACCGGATCGTGTACGCCGAGGACGACCGCGCCACGCGCGAGTCGGTGACGCGCGCCCTCGAACTGGAGGGCTACGAGGTCCACGCGGTCGCGGACGGGGCGGGCGTGTTCGAGGCGGTGGCGGCACAGCATGCCGATGTGATCGTGCTCGACCTGATGATGCCGCACGTCGGCGGGTTGACCGTCTGCCGGCGGCTGCGGGCGGGTGCGAACCGGGCTCCGATCTTGATGGTGACGGCCCGCACGGAGGTGTCGGATCGCGTGGCCGGTCTGGACGCCGGCGCGGACGACTACCTGCCCAAACCCTTCGCCCTGGACGAGCTGTTCGCGCGGGTCCGCGCGCTGCTGCGGCGAGCCCGCTACGACGAGCCGGAGCGCGAGGTACGGGTGGCGGATGTGCGCGTGGACGAGGCCGCACGACGCGTCTGGCGCGGTGACCGCGAGCTGGAGCTGACCAAGACCGAATTCGATCTACTGCAGTTGCTGGTCCGCAACACCGGTGTGGTGCTCAGCCATTCGACTATCTACGGTCGGATCTGGGACTACGACTTTGGGCCGGACTCGAAGGCACTCGCGGTCTACATCGGCTACCTGCGGCGCAAGCTGGAGGCCGGCGGCTCGCCCCGCCTCATCCACACCGTGCGAGGTGTCGGCTACACGTTGCGTGCGCCGTGA
- a CDS encoding sensor histidine kinase, whose translation MNLRTRLALALGTLAALSVVAAGAINYAVTERRLHEAVDTGLKGFAAAVASGAVNSASYCPTSESADATAIGVAALPAGGGVPDIVQCAYPDGQVVSLIGPDGVRLREPGPAVDVGGAVREPWTESVGGRDYRVMVIRLTERELRIAESLAETQRVLASVRARSATAGLAIILLAAAAGVLVARWTSAPVTRLTATAEAIATTGDLSIDVPTGRRDEVGRLARAFAAMLAALTRSREQQQQLVQDAGHELRTPLTSLRANVDTLRRYPHLDPSLRDRVLTDLDGELRELSALVDEVVALAADRYEAEEEQHVDLADLVRRATERARRRSGRRIVVDAVPAPLVARPEHVLRAVGNLLDNAVKFTDPGTPIEVTVRPGRIDVRDHGRGIDPADLPHVFDRFYRAADARAAPGSGLGLAIVQQIVHQCGGTVRAANHAQGGALFTIQLAAPPPTSAE comes from the coding sequence GTGAACCTGCGTACCCGCCTGGCGCTTGCGCTCGGCACGCTGGCCGCGCTGTCGGTCGTGGCGGCCGGCGCGATCAACTACGCGGTCACGGAGCGGCGCCTGCACGAGGCGGTCGACACCGGCCTGAAGGGTTTCGCGGCGGCGGTCGCGTCGGGCGCCGTCAACAGCGCCAGCTACTGCCCCACCAGCGAGTCCGCGGATGCCACGGCGATCGGCGTCGCCGCTCTGCCAGCCGGCGGCGGTGTGCCGGACATCGTGCAGTGCGCCTATCCGGACGGCCAGGTCGTCTCCTTGATCGGCCCGGACGGCGTGCGGTTGCGGGAGCCGGGCCCGGCGGTAGACGTCGGTGGCGCGGTGCGGGAGCCCTGGACCGAGAGCGTGGGCGGGCGTGACTACCGCGTCATGGTCATCCGGCTCACCGAGCGCGAGCTGCGGATCGCCGAGAGCCTTGCCGAAACGCAGCGCGTGCTCGCCTCGGTGCGGGCCCGGTCCGCGACGGCGGGCCTCGCGATCATCCTGCTGGCCGCCGCGGCGGGCGTCCTCGTCGCCCGCTGGACCAGCGCACCGGTGACCCGGCTGACCGCCACAGCCGAGGCGATCGCCACCACCGGTGACCTGAGCATCGACGTGCCGACCGGCCGTCGCGACGAGGTGGGCCGGCTGGCGCGGGCCTTCGCGGCGATGCTCGCCGCCCTCACCCGCTCGCGCGAACAGCAGCAGCAGCTCGTCCAGGACGCCGGCCACGAGCTGCGCACACCGCTGACCAGCCTGCGGGCCAACGTGGACACGCTGCGACGCTACCCGCACCTCGACCCGAGCCTGCGTGACCGCGTCCTGACCGACCTCGACGGCGAACTGCGAGAGTTGTCCGCGCTCGTCGACGAGGTCGTCGCCCTCGCCGCCGACCGGTACGAGGCCGAGGAGGAGCAGCACGTCGACCTGGCCGACCTGGTGCGACGCGCGACTGAGCGGGCCCGGCGCCGCAGCGGCCGACGCATCGTGGTCGACGCCGTCCCGGCCCCCCTTGTGGCCAGGCCCGAGCACGTGCTGCGCGCCGTCGGCAACCTGCTCGACAACGCCGTCAAGTTCACCGACCCCGGCACACCGATCGAGGTGACCGTACGCCCCGGACGCATCGACGTGCGCGATCACGGACGGGGCATCGACCCGGCGGATCTTCCGCACGTCTTCGACCGTTTCTACCGCGCCGCCGACGCCCGCGCCGCGCCCGGCTCCGGCCTCGGCCTCGCCATCGTGCAACAGATCGTCCACCAGTGCGGCGGCACCGTCCGGGCCGCGAACCACGCGCAGGGCGGCGCGCTCTTCACCATTCAACTGGCGGCCCCACCTCCCACGTCTGCGGAATGA